A genomic stretch from Candidatus Dormiibacterota bacterium includes:
- a CDS encoding histidine kinase: protein MLGKLRPTTAAWLAWSLWVLALGLSVSTLVLLVTNRSWWNATAWFALSTTGAVIASRRSANPIGWLYCAMGFLGALTTFSQQYAIRGLVDHPGSLPGAVYFAWLERWSLWFVFPAGIALVLLLFPTGRPASARWRPLVWVSISCALLMVVGSMFSPGRMGDALRPPSGPGTDFGVQNPFGIGALGGALDLADIVGRMGAFVLILIAAVGLVIRLVRARGDERQQLKWVGYVGSFIAVGVLGSAFLGSGGPFGFTGNPALQDFSFAVLLAGFVVGLPVATAIAVLKYRLYDIDLVINKSLVYGALAIFITTVYVAIVVGIGRLVGTSGKPNLGLSILATALVAVAFQPVRERIQRVANRLVYGKRATPYEALSQFSDRLASTYSDEQVLPRLAQTIAESTGAVQAVIWAKEGAENTTLASWPAPNGSAMTAPSITERSSSDRMVPVQHQGELLGALSIRKARGEAVTPVDEKMLADLASPAGVVLRNLQLTRQLQARLAEISAQTTELQASSARIIAAQDSTRRRLERNIHDGAQQHLVAIAVKLRLAATLAKRDPARAARLLDELEGETHQALETLHALARGIYPPILRELGLESAVRAQGARFPLPIDVSATSLTRYPSEVEGAVYFCCLEALQNVVKHAKATRVRIRLEDRGGELAFSVDDDGGGFDPLRVRHGSGLQNIADRLAALGGHLTVIPGREGGTSVQGRVPIRNLEPVV, encoded by the coding sequence GTGCTCGGGAAACTGAGGCCGACGACCGCCGCCTGGTTGGCCTGGTCGCTGTGGGTTCTCGCCCTGGGATTGAGCGTGTCAACCCTGGTGCTGCTCGTGACCAACAGATCCTGGTGGAACGCCACCGCCTGGTTTGCCCTGTCGACGACGGGAGCGGTGATCGCATCCAGGCGATCGGCTAACCCGATCGGCTGGCTCTATTGCGCCATGGGTTTCCTGGGAGCCCTGACCACCTTCTCCCAGCAGTACGCGATCCGCGGCCTGGTCGACCATCCGGGCTCGCTGCCCGGGGCCGTGTATTTCGCCTGGCTGGAGCGTTGGTCACTCTGGTTCGTCTTCCCCGCCGGTATCGCCCTCGTGCTGCTGCTCTTCCCGACCGGCCGGCCGGCGTCAGCGCGCTGGCGGCCCCTGGTCTGGGTCAGCATCAGCTGCGCCCTGCTCATGGTGGTTGGCTCGATGTTCTCACCCGGCCGCATGGGCGATGCGCTCCGGCCGCCGAGCGGGCCAGGCACCGACTTCGGCGTCCAGAATCCATTCGGCATCGGCGCGCTCGGCGGGGCGCTCGACCTGGCCGACATCGTCGGACGGATGGGAGCGTTCGTGCTGATCCTGATCGCGGCGGTTGGACTTGTGATCCGACTCGTTCGGGCACGAGGCGATGAGCGTCAGCAGCTCAAATGGGTGGGTTACGTCGGGTCGTTCATCGCTGTCGGAGTCCTCGGGTCGGCCTTCCTGGGGAGCGGCGGTCCATTTGGCTTTACAGGCAACCCAGCACTACAGGACTTTTCCTTTGCCGTCCTCCTGGCCGGATTCGTCGTTGGGCTCCCCGTCGCGACGGCGATTGCCGTCTTGAAGTACCGGCTCTACGACATCGACCTCGTGATCAACAAGTCGCTCGTTTACGGCGCTCTGGCCATCTTCATCACGACCGTTTACGTCGCGATCGTGGTCGGCATCGGCCGCCTGGTGGGCACGAGTGGTAAGCCAAATCTTGGGCTTTCGATCCTGGCGACCGCGCTCGTGGCGGTTGCGTTCCAACCTGTTCGTGAACGGATCCAGCGTGTAGCGAACCGGCTCGTGTACGGGAAGCGCGCCACTCCTTATGAGGCACTGTCGCAGTTTTCGGACCGCCTCGCATCGACCTACTCGGATGAACAGGTCCTGCCGCGGTTGGCGCAAACCATCGCCGAATCGACTGGCGCCGTACAGGCCGTGATCTGGGCGAAGGAGGGCGCTGAAAATACCACCCTCGCCTCTTGGCCCGCACCAAATGGGTCGGCGATGACGGCGCCTTCGATCACCGAACGGTCAAGCAGCGATCGCATGGTTCCCGTGCAGCACCAGGGGGAACTGCTCGGCGCGCTCAGCATTCGAAAGGCCCGTGGCGAAGCCGTCACGCCAGTCGATGAAAAGATGCTGGCCGATCTCGCATCACCGGCAGGCGTCGTCCTCCGCAACCTGCAACTGACCCGGCAACTTCAGGCGCGCCTGGCCGAGATCTCGGCCCAAACCACTGAGCTGCAGGCGTCCAGCGCCCGGATCATCGCCGCCCAGGACTCGACGCGGCGCCGGCTGGAACGCAACATCCACGACGGTGCGCAGCAGCACCTGGTGGCGATCGCCGTGAAGCTTCGACTGGCGGCGACGCTCGCGAAACGCGACCCCGCTCGCGCGGCCCGGCTCCTTGACGAGCTCGAGGGGGAGACCCACCAGGCGCTCGAGACGCTTCACGCGCTGGCGCGGGGCATCTATCCACCGATCCTTCGCGAGCTGGGATTGGAGTCGGCCGTCCGCGCCCAGGGCGCGCGGTTTCCCCTCCCTATCGACGTCTCAGCGACCAGCCTGACGCGGTATCCGTCCGAGGTGGAGGGCGCGGTCTACTTCTGCTGTCTCGAGGCACTCCAGAACGTGGTGAAGCACGCCAAAGCGACACGTGTGCGAATCCGTCTCGAGGACCGAGGCGGTGAACTGGCGTTTTCCGTCGACGACGACGGGGGCGGGTTCGACCCGCTGCGCGTCCGCCACGGCTCTGGTTTGCAGAATATCGCCGACCGGCTGGCAGCCCTCGGTGGTCACCTGACGGTGATTCCCGGGCGCGAAGGCGGAACGTCGGTGCAGGGTCGCGTTCCTATCCGCAACTTGGAGCCGGTCGTATGA
- a CDS encoding pyridoxamine 5'-phosphate oxidase family protein — protein sequence MTLPIPAEVEAVFREFRTCEFSTLAADGTPITWPMLPFFRGSTGQFMTTTSIGLPDKAFNIRRNPRVSLLFSDATGSGLFDPPAVLVQGDAVAPDVVKTSIGGFENEVMLVYRRQPAGTMYTSNRAMRWFSDWYFMRLEITVTPARILWWEHGDLSSEPKVVEAIHVG from the coding sequence ATGACCCTTCCGATTCCGGCAGAGGTGGAGGCGGTGTTTCGGGAATTTCGTACCTGCGAGTTCTCGACCCTGGCGGCGGACGGCACGCCGATCACATGGCCCATGCTGCCGTTTTTTCGGGGATCGACCGGCCAGTTCATGACGACGACCTCCATCGGCTTGCCGGACAAGGCGTTCAATATCCGGCGCAATCCACGGGTCTCCCTGCTCTTCTCTGACGCGACGGGAAGTGGGCTCTTTGACCCGCCGGCGGTGCTTGTCCAGGGTGACGCTGTCGCCCCGGATGTGGTCAAGACCTCGATCGGCGGCTTCGAGAACGAGGTGATGCTGGTCTACCGCCGTCAGCCCGCCGGGACAATGTACACCAGTAACCGCGCGATGCGCTGGTTCTCGGACTGGTATTTCATGCGCCTGGAGATCACGGTCACGCCTGCGCGCATCCTCTGGTGGGAGCACGGCGATCTCTCCAGCGAGCCGAAGGTTGTTGAGGCGATCCATGTGGGCTGA